Proteins encoded together in one Ptiloglossa arizonensis isolate GNS036 chromosome 9, iyPtiAriz1_principal, whole genome shotgun sequence window:
- the Uqcr-q gene encoding ubiquinol-cytochrome c reductase ubiquinone-binding protein — MGKKFGNLAYISGITYFRISPYEQRAFAGMIKDGVPNMIRRINASILRSTPFFLMTYLVMEWANEEYHSLHRKNPKDYENDT; from the exons ATGGGGAAGAAATTCGGAAATCTTGCATATATCAGTGGCATTACTTATTTTCGCATTAGTCCATATGAACAGAGGGCTTTTGCTGGAATGATAAAGGATGGCGTTCCTAATATGATACGTCGTATTAATGCTTCTATATTACGTAGTACTCCTT TCTTTCTGATGACTTATTTGGTGATGGAATGGGCAAATGAAGAATATCATTCTTTGCATCGGAAGAACCCAAAAGACTATGAAAATGATACATAG